A region from the Silene latifolia isolate original U9 population chromosome 7, ASM4854445v1, whole genome shotgun sequence genome encodes:
- the LOC141592311 gene encoding uncharacterized protein LOC141592311 isoform X1 yields MGNSQTSSADPRLTSATRAFSHHEFQQLQSLFNSLASQSHANNNSSNAHFVSPSVFKGHFGIPGCLGDRMFDLITQKRRDQKLTFDDLVIAKGTYEKGTKVEIQEFVYQLLDVNDDGKVCRSDVQAVLAAIFDDVFAPKEGDSHLSSDSYIIDDILNAIQFSENGGETDERSMSFEDFKNLCLHIPSIRKYLRGLLAPSEPGSTCLLTGSQVPRLLFPESYGSNILLKVEYAWLLGGLLTQPEVEEWKLLYHSSFHGQSFNTFLGNVSNEEGPTLLIIKDREGYIYGGYGSQPWEKQSDFYGDMKCFLFQLHPKVYMYRPTGANTNLQWCAVNYCSESIPNGIGFGGRVNHFGLFVSASFDTGQTFECTTFGSPCLSKSNRICPEVIECWSVFPKEVQQKSTALKGTVLERFKEDRNMLNMVGLANSSE; encoded by the exons ATGGGCAATTCTCAGACATCATCTGCTGACCCTCGTCTCACTTCTGCCACCAG AGCTTTCTCGCATCATGAATTCCAACAACTTCAATCCTTATTTAATTCTCTTGCCTCTCAATCTCATGccaataataatagtagtaatgcTCATTTTGTCTCTCCCTCCGTTTTCAAG GGCCATTTTGGTATTCCGGGTTGTCTTGGAGATCGAATGTTTGATTTAATTACCCAGAAACGGCGCGATCAAAAACTAACATTTGATGATCTTGTTATTGCTAAG GGTACTTATGAAAAAGGGACTAAAGTTGAGATTCAAGAGTTTGTATATCAGTTATtagatgttaatgatgatggcaAAGTTTGCAG GTCTGATGTTCAAGCAGTTTTGGCTGCTATTTTTGATGATGTGTTTGCACCCAAGGAAGGCGATTCTCATTTGAGCTCTGATAGCTACATTATAGATGATATCCTAAATGCAATCCAATTTTCGGAAAATGGTGGAGAGACTGATGAGAGAAGTATGTCCTTCGAAGATTTCAAGAACTTGTGTCTCCACATACCATCTATCAGAAAGTACCTTAGAGGCTTGTTGGCGCCTTCAGAACCAGGTTCTACCTGTCTCCT GACAGGTTCCCAAGTTCCTCGTTTGTTGTTTCCCGAAAGCTATGGCTCCAACATACTATTGAAAGTAGAATATGCTTGGCTGTTAGGTGGTCTTCTTACTCAGCCAGAAGTAGAGGAATGGAAACTTCTATATCATAGTTCATTTCATGGCCAAAGTTTCAACACATTCTTGGGCAATGTTTC AAACGAGGAAGGGCCAACTTTATTGATAATCAAGGATAGAGAAGGTTACATATATGGAGGCTATGGTTCCCAACCGTGGGAAAAGCAGAGTGATTTCTATGGTGATATGAAGTGTTTTCTGTTTCAGCTTCATCCAAAAGTGTATATGTACCGTCCAACTGGAGCAAATACCAACTTGCAGTGG TGTGCTGTTAATTACTGTTCGGAGTCCATCCCAAATGGAATTGGATTTGGGGGACGGGTTAATCATTTTGGCCTCTTTGTCTCGGCCAGTTTTGATACGGGCCAAACTTTTGAGTGTACTACATTTGGAAGTCCTTGCCTCTCAAAATCTAACAGGATATGCCCAGAAGTGATTGAATGCTGGAGTGTTTTTCCAAAGGAAGTGCAGCAAAAGAGCACTGCTCTCAAAGGTACCGTATTAGAGAGGTTCAAGGAAGACCGCAACATGCTTAACATGGTAGGGCTTGCAAATTCCAGTGAGTAA
- the LOC141592311 gene encoding uncharacterized protein LOC141592311 isoform X2, with the protein MGNSQTSSADPRLTSATRAFSHHEFQQLQSLFNSLASQSHANNNSSNAHFVSPSVFKGHFGIPGCLGDRMFDLITQKRRDQKLTFDDLVIAKGTYEKGTKVEIQEFVYQLLDVNDDGKVCRSDVQAVLAAIFDDVFAPKEGDSHLSSDSYIIDDILNAIQFSENGGETDERSMSFEDFKNLCLHIPSIRKYLRGLLAPSEPGSQVPRLLFPESYGSNILLKVEYAWLLGGLLTQPEVEEWKLLYHSSFHGQSFNTFLGNVSNEEGPTLLIIKDREGYIYGGYGSQPWEKQSDFYGDMKCFLFQLHPKVYMYRPTGANTNLQWCAVNYCSESIPNGIGFGGRVNHFGLFVSASFDTGQTFECTTFGSPCLSKSNRICPEVIECWSVFPKEVQQKSTALKGTVLERFKEDRNMLNMVGLANSSE; encoded by the exons ATGGGCAATTCTCAGACATCATCTGCTGACCCTCGTCTCACTTCTGCCACCAG AGCTTTCTCGCATCATGAATTCCAACAACTTCAATCCTTATTTAATTCTCTTGCCTCTCAATCTCATGccaataataatagtagtaatgcTCATTTTGTCTCTCCCTCCGTTTTCAAG GGCCATTTTGGTATTCCGGGTTGTCTTGGAGATCGAATGTTTGATTTAATTACCCAGAAACGGCGCGATCAAAAACTAACATTTGATGATCTTGTTATTGCTAAG GGTACTTATGAAAAAGGGACTAAAGTTGAGATTCAAGAGTTTGTATATCAGTTATtagatgttaatgatgatggcaAAGTTTGCAG GTCTGATGTTCAAGCAGTTTTGGCTGCTATTTTTGATGATGTGTTTGCACCCAAGGAAGGCGATTCTCATTTGAGCTCTGATAGCTACATTATAGATGATATCCTAAATGCAATCCAATTTTCGGAAAATGGTGGAGAGACTGATGAGAGAAGTATGTCCTTCGAAGATTTCAAGAACTTGTGTCTCCACATACCATCTATCAGAAAGTACCTTAGAGGCTTGTTGGCGCCTTCAGAACCAG GTTCCCAAGTTCCTCGTTTGTTGTTTCCCGAAAGCTATGGCTCCAACATACTATTGAAAGTAGAATATGCTTGGCTGTTAGGTGGTCTTCTTACTCAGCCAGAAGTAGAGGAATGGAAACTTCTATATCATAGTTCATTTCATGGCCAAAGTTTCAACACATTCTTGGGCAATGTTTC AAACGAGGAAGGGCCAACTTTATTGATAATCAAGGATAGAGAAGGTTACATATATGGAGGCTATGGTTCCCAACCGTGGGAAAAGCAGAGTGATTTCTATGGTGATATGAAGTGTTTTCTGTTTCAGCTTCATCCAAAAGTGTATATGTACCGTCCAACTGGAGCAAATACCAACTTGCAGTGG TGTGCTGTTAATTACTGTTCGGAGTCCATCCCAAATGGAATTGGATTTGGGGGACGGGTTAATCATTTTGGCCTCTTTGTCTCGGCCAGTTTTGATACGGGCCAAACTTTTGAGTGTACTACATTTGGAAGTCCTTGCCTCTCAAAATCTAACAGGATATGCCCAGAAGTGATTGAATGCTGGAGTGTTTTTCCAAAGGAAGTGCAGCAAAAGAGCACTGCTCTCAAAGGTACCGTATTAGAGAGGTTCAAGGAAGACCGCAACATGCTTAACATGGTAGGGCTTGCAAATTCCAGTGAGTAA